ttttagcgtaacttccgcgacaacCGGGTggtatcagtaagctttctgcaaaattacttgtttttgatagctttttttttgtggcattatgtatttttaggggaatgtagggaatgagccacaaaatatttattcatatgtttatttactgaagtttcgatctctatatccagagaccgtttttcaATGATACAactgatagtaatatttattttctatggctttttgattgtcgttctgtatttttagaaataatgttgcgaataagccacaatatatttattcaaatgtttaatttacggacgtttcgatctctataaagagaccgttttcaaacatacaaatgacagatatatttatttttctatagctttttgtttgtggcattctgtatttttaggcaGAAGGTGCAAAATAagctacaatatatatatttacatgcttaatacactgacgtttcgatcACTAGTCCgcttttaaagatagaaaaaaaaaagaaaataaataatataagactatagaaatatataataataaacaaaatattatatactATTATATATACTATCTTTATATCTTTAAAGCGGCttgaatagagatcgaaacgtcagtaaaaacttgtaaataaatatattgtggcctatttcgaacattaatatttggaaaataaaatataattaacgttaaaataaaagtgagtgtacgtcgcaggattttcatacgtctttccgcatttctgcgcctttaaacgatgaatcactctcccaaatagtgaaattatagcatAATTACATTGAAAGGCTCCGGCAACCTTACACTCCAGTATAAGAGCTTTCAAAACAAGTTTACGTCAAAAAAATTTTCGATATTTAAAAAATCTCGCACGATCCATCTTCCCAATTACTGTTTTTGCTATTACTTTGAACACAATATGTAATCAAAAATGCTACAAATAACTCTGTTTCATATTTCCCGGTTTAACACAATCGTTTTTCTTGCTAAAAGCTGATACCATTTTGTCGTCTACTAGTAACGGCTTAGGCGACGTTGTTTCTCTCTGTCGGAGTCTAATAAAATATTTCGGAATCACATACTTGCATACATCCGCAAAGAAATGAATGCCACGAAATCGCGAAACTATGCAATATCTTtcgtaaaattaaattttaccacAGATATATCTTCGGCGAATCTCTTATATTTTTATGTACGTTTTGTCTTCCGGCGCGCAATATATGTATGTGTATGAACAGTTTTACCGCTTTTGGATGCAGCGCGTACTTTTATCGCCCGAACGGATTATTGTAGCCACAATAAATGAATCTCGAACTGAAATATTGTATGTTTGgaattttaatgtttataatCTAGCTAAAATCCATCGACGCGTGGCTGGAGAAGaacactaaaaactttttttCCCTTCTCCGTCGGTTAAAGTCTACAAAATATATTGTGCCTAGTAATAAATCCATCACATGAAGTAATTTCATCGCCATTTCATAAGTAACACTTTTCCTTCACACTACGACATAACATCTTTAACCTTTGTTGAGAATTTTTAATTAGAGTCAGAACCGAAACCAACTCTGAAACATTTCCTAGCACTTAAAATGTTCCTGACTATTCTGAAGTACACTATAGTCACCATAAGCTTTCTATGGGTGAGTAAAGTCGTCCAGAGCTCCATTAAAGAATCTAAAACAATCAATGTCCCCTGTCCGCCATAGACCTCGATATCATTTGTTCTTCTGCATGCATTTGCAGACTGCATTTAAGTCTTCCGCAGCTATCTTATATCTTTCATCTGAAAAATGTTTGGCAGTTCTGAAGCCTCCGAAAACCCACTGAAACATTCCAGGATTGTCATCAAACATCAAAATCTCAACTGAAACACTCTAGAGCTAACTGCACAATTATTAACCACTCTGgttaaacattattaaattattaaaacaacataagttggagatcttcttcttcttcgtctagccattcacgtccacatctgaacataagcctcttcaagtcttcctttccattgttttttattgtacgctacttgtagccaatttttcccggcagtccttttcagatcatctgtccatctcataggaggtctgcctctgggtcttttgtgttggtatggtctccaggttaaaattgatctgtgccatttgtttagatcgctcctagctacatgtccagcgtattcccatttcaactttaatgatttttgcaccacatcggtgactttggttttctatcttatccatgtgtttgttttcttgtccttaagtgatatacctagcattgctctttccatcgcgtgttgagtgactctaagtatattcatattcttttttgtgattgtccatgtttgtgccgcataagttaatatcggaataatgcatgcatcaaaaactttagatctaagatgtaattgaatttgttgatttctgagtatatagttcagtttaccgaatgctgcccaagctaactttcttcgtctttttatttcttcagtttgaatttccctatttagtattattttttgtcctaagtatatatattcttcaactttttctataactttatcgtttattattgtcacggtgtcttcggagtgcatgacttttgttttgtttaaattcattttcagtcctattttagaagattcggtatgtagttctaaaagcatggtttgcatttcttgtaggtcagtagctatcaggattatgtcatctgcaaatcgtagattactgaggtagcggccattgatgtttattccgttatatttccaatttaggtttttaaaaacgtcctccaaaactaaggtgaacagttttgGGTGATAAACTATctccctgtttaatggtacagggttagtgtgttcattttcatttaggtagtatgtagctgtagcttggttcatagtttcttttattaaattaatatatctgctgtctattctacaattttgcattgcgtttattacggccgtgtgttctatggtatcgaaagctttttcgtagtctacaaatgctaggaaaactggaaacttgtattcgttacatttttctattaatatttttgtggttaacaggtgatcggtagttgaatagccttttctaaaacctgcctgttcatatggttggaattcgtctaatttccttgttagtcgagtagttatgactttggtgagtattttaaacaggtgtgacagtaggctgatgggtctgtagttttccaattttcgactatcacctttcttgtgtaataagattactttagagttgttccagctcttagggactttgccctgatgtaaacaactatccacaagcttagttacaattgcaattagttccttacctccttctaatatcatatctgtggtaatattatcttctcctgtagctttatttctcttcatattttccaatgctgtagttacctctgaaattgttacttttggcattatttctgatccaacattttttattaatttccgtgctagtctcatctcatcatcttgttgatgtgttctgtaaagttctgtgtaaaattcttctattcgtgtctgtatgttttctctagttgtgatttcattttcgtcttttcccattaatgatatcatctgacgtcgtcctagtgtcggtctgaggcatttcatactcctatttttttcaatagttgttgtttattatttttcgttttcttttcttttttgttgtctgattccttttctaatctgcctattaagttctctatattcgtcggttccccttttgttagatttatttaagatcttccttctttttatttgttgtaatatttctttgtctaattcattgtatgttgtttttggttttttcagttgcagaaggcttttattcactaataaggttattcaaatcatcaatattattggagtttatctgctgcatgctaacttgatttaatgcatgcgctatctttttattaaattcactatttttgatttcttcagatgtccatttgtatcttttttcatgtattctttttctttctagttttttgttaattattagttttgttcttattagtctatgatcgcttcctaggtcaaactgatttaatactgatacgtccttctactaggtttctattcttcgttaggatataatctatttcattctttgtctttttatcggggctcatccatgtccattttctgcttggttttttattgaaaaaggagttcATTCAAGTTGGGAGATAAAATACAAGAAATTGAACAAAACTGAGAAATATGCAAGTCTGTTTAAACATTTAAGAGACATTCAAGTGCTTTATAAACTTTGAATTGTAATTATGTATAAcggttaaatttgtaaaaaataagtattgtgTATTGTCAAATGTAAAACTGTATTCTCGACTACCTCGtagtcgagacacgttaattcaaataaaaaaaaatatagttcttATAGTCAAGTATGTAGAGATGCGCAAAAGATTAACTGAATGActgtaaattctataagagaaacactagctcataaatgtttatttaggtgctggtattatttttatgcgaaaataagttatatgtaaatttatcaattaatataaatatggtgtgtgtatgcaatcaaattacggtacctgtgatgttgatctaACACTTCTTCTTCCACAGTGCACTGGAGGGAAAGTCAGATGGGGCAGAATCTTCTTAAAAGCCGCGTCGTCAGGTTTACACAAAAAATtactggagtgtttagcgcgCTGATTTATACAAGACTGAGACTCAGATTGAGGTGCGTAGCGTGTCGTCTTGTAGCGTTGTAGCTTCGCTCCCTTCAGACTGTTAGGGggcggactgtacaggtccgtattaattcacgattATAAGACAGAtacacacgttaattaaagaaattaaatataaaaataaaatattgaaaattattaataaaaactaagaatatgtgtggagggacgtaacattaACTATATTATTAAATCATTCTATATTAAATAATAAGTACCTGTAATAAAAATTCAAAGCAGATATTTCGAGTAAGTCAGACTAAAATAGGCACCGATGTTAGTATTCGTCCATAAAAAGTCTAGAAAACAGTCTGTATTATAAAAACGACTTACCTGTAAACTAGGATGACACTGCAGATCCAGCAACATCTTGACGACGCCTATATGACCCTTATTCACACCAATATGCAGCGCAGTTTGTCTTCTTTTGTTCCTAGCGTTCAGATCGGCACCTGCGTGAGCCAACAGCTGGACCACTGCAGGCTCATCTCCGAAAGCGGCATGATGGACTGCTCGGTCGCCGTCTTTGTCTTCGATTTCGACATCGGCGTGATGACGAAGAAGCACCGAGATGACTTCGAGATGACCGTTCTGGCTGGCGGCTTGGAGTGCTGTGTGGCCTGCAAAAACTCCATTTACGTCGGGACCTGGAATCAAAACAAGAATTGCGTTCGTATCAACCTAATTTACACAAAAATCTTGTCATCAGTGAGCAACTATCGCATAATCTTTAATAATGTCTGCCACAGCAAATTCTGCAAGAAATAAATTCAGACCACCTATAAATTTCGAAAACATATGCTATTACATACATCAGAGGGGCAGTTTCCATAGGAAAAGAGAAAACGAACAAAAAAGCCACGAAGAAGGGAGCCAAGAATTGCTAAGATATGGAAAGAATAGATCTACAAAAATTCATGCGCAGTCTCGATATAGAATTTCACAGTAGGCGCCCGATGGAGCAAACTCAATTCGTTCAACCAACTATCTAGATCCAATCGCAGACACCCACTGGAATAACTAGCAACGCAGCCCACTTGCTTTAAGAGAGCCAGTTTTTATGAAaacagaaaaggaagaaaaaagaagaaatatgctttattgccactgaaaattgtacaattctaTGGACAaatcttacaaaaagtcaaaaaaaataaaaataacaaataaaatttactaaaactaCATAAAACGTCAATATCAAAATGTCAATGTCAAaacgtcaatatcacaaaataaaaggtaataaaatatacaatccattgcaaaatataactaaattgttgttacgatagataataacgcatcatatgactcaaaactgtaaacatatttattactaatatcttttctattcaaGTATTTTCTAGATCATACACCGGCCGGCAGAAGCCGCTATAAAAAACCAGTATGGCGTGACCTTCCAGTCTTTTCGCCAAGGGTCAGGAAGGCCGACGAGTTGCTAGACGTATGGGTCCCCCTCCGATATAAAAAAAAACCTGCTTTGGATGGAAGGTCATCGATTCTTCGCCATAATTCTCGATAACGGTTATTTATATATATGAGACATTTTAGTTAAAGttacagttagtttttgaacatcgcgtcgagtttttaaaatgtaacgcacgtatatatgtataacgagtttattacagctgccgccgtttctcgcaacctagcttaaaacgcttgcgatcgttccagtcatctccttgtagacccctatcttccattgcaccttttacttcttgtctccacgatcttcttggtcttccctttttcctgcggttggtggggatccactgtaacattctcttcgttggccatcgttgatcattcatcctttctacatggccataccatttcagccttttgcattctatagtttccaggacgtcaatgtctatgcccatacgctctctgatttcagtattccttactctatctcttctagtgagttggcaacatcttctccaataattcatttccattgcttttattttggatgcgtcattttaatgtattacccaaagctctgaaccatatgtagcaatgctttctatgatacttttgtatatcctaatttttgtttcgggtgatgtggttattccaaagtatactattcagtttacgtattgctgaatttccttgaccaattctagtagctatttcttttgtattccgaccattgtttgtaatgtttacaccgagatatttatagctatcagtattttgaatttgtttgcttcctagttctaagtgctttccttcacctcccactactacgtactctgtttttgatggattaattgataagccccacttagtatattcttcatctatttttcgtaacatgtagtggatatcatcttgatcttctgcaagtattacttggtcatcagcaaaatgcaagctgtacagtgtatggtctccaattttaacacccataggttcacattttcttttccaaatatccaaaaccccctccaataAATCTTAAAGAATGTAGGTgtaatgcagcagccttggcgaagtctttggtcacttttatcttttttgtcactttttgtccaatctttattacactcgtcatatcatcgtacaactcccttacagcattaatgtaaatcggtggaatattcttgtcttctagcacctgccatagcttggctaatgggacactcatacgctttttgaagatcaataaataccaacaatcttcaattcggcttttaattatcttcccgtagactctacagattgagttagttacactaagccctcggtagttcttccaatcttttctgtcgcctttctttttgtatagattgctgatatatgcagttttccattctgggggtagctcttctcctctcaagaataaattaaaagtataagccaatagctgaaatagtttgtcagggccatatttaatcagttcaatgggtactcctcccggtcctggagcctttccatttttcatagcgttggcgtgttttttaatttcttctggtgttatttcagtttcttcgcggtaggaaatatcatatttttggtagccaatatcttggaattctgttcgatcttctgtcagcatttgttcataatatacttcataatattcgacccataattctggggctattagagttaacctactgcattcttttctatttgttctactacctctaattgttttccaggcttctttacttcttgctgtacccataaaattttctacgttatcgcaggctttattccacatctcatttttggctttatttacctctttttttactcCTTTGTTTAAGCTATTGTACTGGTGTCGATAGTATGGgtcctttgttgctagccatttgttatacatattcttcttcttccccacaagatcttctatttctttattccaccattcatttctattttttatgctatccgcttctccaatagcttccattgcagcttcgtcaagagctttcataatttcgttgtacgtattaattggtgaggagtaacaaacatcgtgcaatttcagattcaacctcattcgatacagaaactgggtagactcattttcaaaaccttgtagattatatctctttgttgaaatgtcttgcagtatcattgaactttcgttttcattttgtcgttggcttcctttaaatgtaaatagtagtgaCGCTTTAAGCAAATGGTGATCAGATCCACATTAACGCACGTAAtgtaataaatgtagataaattatataattcttaagtgtaagataaattagttatattgtccaaataaagactttaataaatttgtaagtgttgtaaatagaaccttgaataataaataaaaaccaataaattagattaataaaaacagtACATTGTAAATTGcttaataaaaccttacgaactagtttagatagttctgcattaataattgtagagcgtacatcaaggggtgagaaatctgagataatacaatcaattatggtagatgttgttttagtaattcttgtaggagaattaacgtgcattgtgaaaccatatgATTCGAAAATTGGGTAgtacaagcaacagcgtaattaatattcaagtcacggctatattttttttgcttttattgggcaagtcatctaacaaatttaacaggttctgaaaaaaaagttttgtggaagaatcaggtgatctataaatgcaaagaatgtatagattaagattcttgttttAAACCAATGATAACTCAAAGAaggattcattcaacagaaagtcatagGAGAGAAATCCTTATTTTTAGAAAGGATTAGGTTGCCACCATGAGCTGTACTTGGACGATCATGCCTATTAATTGTGGTATAGAATGGTAAAGAATAACCAACGCATAGAAAGAGTAGCTCTACAAAAATTCATACGGAGTTCCGATAGAGAATTCGATAATAGACACTCCCTGAAGCAAATTATGGATGATTCTGTGACAATTATGAAAGTTTTGAGTGTTTCTGGAGCACTTTGGAGCATCCTAGAACGTTTGGGGACTATTATAAAATGTTCTGGAGGTCCTGGATCGTTTTAAAGTAACCTACAAATGTTGTAGAGGTCCCTGCATGACCTGAGATGAGTCTGTAAGGGT
This DNA window, taken from Diabrotica undecimpunctata isolate CICGRU unplaced genomic scaffold, icDiaUnde3 ctg00001113.1, whole genome shotgun sequence, encodes the following:
- the LOC140431487 gene encoding ankyrin repeat and SAM domain-containing protein 1A-like; translation: PDVNGVFAGHTALQAASQNGHLEVISVLLRHHADVEIEDKDGDRAVHHAAFGDEPAVVQLLAHAGADLNARNKRRQTALHIGVNKGHIGVVKMLLDLQCHPSLQWVFGGFRTAKHFSDERYKIAAEDLNAVCKCMQKNK